DNA sequence from the Nitrospirota bacterium genome:
CGCCGCTTGCTGAGTCGATCACTACGCACAAGACCATGGAGCACCGGAGAGAAGAGGCGCTTGAGCAGTTAAGGAGTACGATAACGACGCCGATAGATCTCGCGTCGGCCGCGCAAAAGGTAGGAGCGGCTATCGTTAATGAAAAGCTGGCCGTCAAATGTCTCGGCAGGAGCTTTTTTGTAGACGCTCTGGGCAATGTTACCTCCGAATGTCATACCCACGCCGGTATGGCGTACATATTGCTCGACCATATTCTCCACAGCAACGGCGCCGCTGTAGCGGGGCAATGGGTTCCGTTCGGAGAGCTGAAGAGAGGAGGGGCGATGAGCGCCCTCTTCGGGCAGACGTGCGAAAAGCCTTTAAAGAGGCTTGCCGATACCTATACGGATCTCTTCAAGGACCTCATCTATATTTTCAGCGGAGACCGGTCGACGAATATGTTTTCGTCCGATGTGTCTCTCATTTTATATCCTTTTCCTAAAGTACCTCTCCTTATCTGCTACTGGGAACCGGAAGGCGATATGGAGTCGTCCCTGCACCTATTCTTCGACTCCACAGTTGAGAGCCATTTAAGCATTGAATCGACCTATGCGCTCGGTGTGGGCTTGGCTGCGATGTTCGATAAGGTCGTCCTCAAACATAACAATACATAATTCGGGGTAGGCATTTCCTTACCCTCCCTTTTCTTGCTCTCGCACCCGTGGTATCGTCT
Encoded proteins:
- a CDS encoding DUF3786 domain-containing protein; its protein translation is MTRIKNPLELYKVLPKTNCRQCSAPTCLAFSAAVIKGEKHLADCPHIPDSLTAPLAESITTHKTMEHRREEALEQLRSTITTPIDLASAAQKVGAAIVNEKLAVKCLGRSFFVDALGNVTSECHTHAGMAYILLDHILHSNGAAVAGQWVPFGELKRGGAMSALFGQTCEKPLKRLADTYTDLFKDLIYIFSGDRSTNMFSSDVSLILYPFPKVPLLICYWEPEGDMESSLHLFFDSTVESHLSIESTYALGVGLAAMFDKVVLKHNNT